In a genomic window of Amycolatopsis japonica:
- the lnt gene encoding apolipoprotein N-acyltransferase, whose protein sequence is MWRRDRRLARTLLCALRSGVPAVLAGLILYLSLAPRTWWWLAPVAFAVLGLALHGCRFRQGAGRGFLFGLAFFLPQLSWLQDFLGADFGPWPWLALSVTMALYFAIAGGLSAAVQRLPCGPIWMAAVVIAAETPRMWVPFGGFPWGRIAFTQPEGIFLPLASLGGAPLVGFAAVLCGFGLSRLVLRMREIGWRFRRAILGPALTVVLPIVAGVGAVLSVDDGVGVGSRTVAVLQGNAPDRGLALLGERDSLRENHFAEFRRLIERVREGRVQKPDLVVWPETAVRIPADGDRLGELVNELGVPVLVGALERLSDGRNQNVAVVWEPGEGPGQRYAKQRLVPFGEYMPAREIARLVTPFADSGEDISPGTGSPAVLRLAETVVGASICYEVAYDQTGRDAVRAGAELLTVPTNNAWYGRSEMTYQQLAMARLRAVEHGRAVLVAATSGVSAIIRPDGTVTRASGQFTAETLIDTIPLRRDLTMADRLGPWVEHVLIAAATGAIAATLILWVRARSPERPASGILRRRGKVDTNYYDR, encoded by the coding sequence GTGTGGCGACGCGACCGGAGACTTGCTCGAACGCTGCTGTGTGCACTGCGCTCAGGTGTTCCGGCCGTACTCGCCGGATTGATCCTCTACCTCAGCCTGGCGCCCCGGACCTGGTGGTGGTTGGCGCCGGTGGCGTTCGCCGTGCTCGGACTCGCCTTGCACGGTTGCCGGTTCCGGCAAGGCGCCGGTCGCGGATTCCTTTTCGGGCTCGCGTTCTTCCTTCCTCAGCTGTCCTGGTTGCAGGACTTCCTTGGCGCCGATTTCGGGCCGTGGCCTTGGCTGGCGTTGTCGGTGACGATGGCTCTCTACTTCGCCATCGCCGGTGGCCTGTCCGCCGCGGTTCAACGTCTTCCCTGCGGACCCATCTGGATGGCGGCGGTCGTGATCGCCGCGGAGACACCTCGCATGTGGGTTCCGTTCGGCGGATTTCCCTGGGGGCGTATCGCGTTCACGCAGCCCGAAGGGATCTTTTTGCCGCTGGCCTCGCTCGGCGGCGCCCCGTTGGTGGGCTTCGCCGCGGTGCTCTGTGGGTTCGGGCTCTCGCGACTTGTGCTGCGTATGCGCGAGATCGGATGGCGATTTCGTCGCGCCATCCTCGGACCTGCGCTGACCGTTGTGCTCCCGATAGTTGCCGGGGTGGGAGCAGTGCTGAGTGTCGACGACGGCGTGGGGGTTGGGAGCCGGACAGTCGCTGTGCTGCAGGGCAACGCCCCGGATCGTGGGCTGGCCCTGCTCGGCGAGCGGGATTCGCTGCGCGAAAACCATTTCGCCGAATTTCGGCGGTTGATCGAACGGGTTCGCGAAGGTCGGGTCCAGAAGCCCGATCTGGTCGTCTGGCCGGAGACTGCGGTCCGGATTCCCGCTGACGGAGACCGGCTCGGCGAACTGGTGAACGAACTCGGTGTCCCAGTGCTCGTCGGCGCGCTTGAGCGCCTGTCCGATGGGCGCAACCAGAACGTCGCTGTCGTCTGGGAGCCCGGTGAAGGGCCTGGGCAACGCTACGCGAAACAGCGGCTGGTGCCGTTCGGGGAGTACATGCCCGCACGTGAGATCGCCCGGCTGGTCACTCCCTTCGCGGACAGCGGCGAAGACATCTCACCGGGAACCGGGAGCCCGGCGGTGTTGCGCCTGGCTGAGACGGTCGTCGGTGCATCGATCTGCTACGAGGTCGCCTACGACCAGACGGGCCGCGACGCCGTCCGCGCCGGGGCCGAACTGCTCACCGTGCCGACCAACAACGCGTGGTACGGGCGAAGCGAGATGACCTACCAGCAGCTTGCCATGGCCAGGTTGCGGGCCGTCGAGCACGGTCGCGCGGTGCTGGTCGCCGCGACCAGCGGAGTCAGCGCCATCATCCGGCCTGACGGCACGGTCACGCGCGCTTCCGGGCAATTCACCGCTGAGACGCTGATCGACACGATCCCGCTGCGACGGGATCTCACGATGGCCGACCGGCTGGGCCCTTGGGTCGAGCATGTGCTGATCGCGGCCGCGACCGGAGCCATTGCCGCCACGTTGATCCTGTGGGTGAGGGCCCGGTCGCCGGAGCGTCCGGCTTCCGGAATTCTCCGGCGACGAGGCAAGGTCGACACCAACTACTACGATAGATAG
- a CDS encoding class I SAM-dependent methyltransferase gives MFEVLDRCPGGDLLDVGCGPGVFVRRVLDARPGDFRITAVDRSPAMVVEAAGGTADAEVDLVVGVAEALPFPDAAFDVVVAMGVLEYCDPVAVLRELERVVRPGGIVLVSMLNPLSPYRLFEWGVYWPLLRLLGRAEGLLGRSSGRRHGVPKSGIRALPVGWLWRRMREAGLHPVDVVHYDLTPAVPPFDRFLGKWTRRRERPADTVTRGFRRWMGTAYLVAATSSRRSRSRVITTDTIADTTTTPPVSSADH, from the coding sequence GTGTTCGAGGTTTTGGATCGATGTCCGGGTGGTGACCTTCTCGACGTCGGTTGCGGTCCGGGAGTCTTCGTCCGGCGTGTGCTCGATGCTCGCCCTGGAGATTTCCGGATCACCGCCGTCGACCGGTCGCCGGCCATGGTCGTCGAGGCCGCGGGCGGTACGGCCGATGCCGAGGTCGACCTGGTGGTCGGCGTGGCCGAAGCGTTGCCGTTCCCTGATGCTGCCTTCGATGTCGTGGTCGCGATGGGAGTGCTGGAGTACTGCGACCCTGTCGCGGTTTTGCGGGAGCTCGAACGGGTTGTGCGTCCAGGCGGGATCGTTCTCGTCAGCATGCTGAATCCGCTGAGTCCGTACCGGTTGTTCGAGTGGGGTGTGTACTGGCCGCTTCTTCGGCTGCTGGGGCGAGCCGAGGGTTTGCTCGGCCGTTCGTCCGGGCGACGGCACGGTGTGCCGAAGTCCGGCATCCGGGCTCTTCCGGTCGGGTGGCTGTGGCGACGGATGCGAGAGGCTGGACTTCATCCCGTCGACGTCGTCCACTACGACCTGACCCCGGCGGTTCCACCGTTCGATCGATTTCTGGGCAAGTGGACCCGTCGGCGTGAGCGGCCCGCGGACACCGTCACGCGCGGCTTCCGCCGCTGGATGGGCACCGCTTACCTTGTCGCGGCGACCAGCTCTCGACGGTCGAGGAGCAGGGTGATCACGACCGACACCATCGCCGACACGACGACCACGCCGCCGGTCAGTTCGGCAGACCACTGA
- a CDS encoding cytochrome c-type biogenesis protein, translating to MRSRVVSLACIAGVLILLGVVAAQLMSTGGQEDRAYELEQRLRCPVCKSVSIAESPSETASAMRQVVQEQVAAGRDEEEIVAYFRSRYGDWVLLDPPAHGPTLLLWLLPVAGVLAGAAGLGVFLRRREVVLVVPEEQRDQIAQALERTRAHYRREDLL from the coding sequence GTGCGTAGCCGAGTCGTCAGTCTCGCCTGTATCGCCGGTGTGCTGATCCTGCTGGGAGTAGTCGCGGCTCAGCTGATGAGCACCGGCGGCCAGGAGGACCGAGCCTACGAACTCGAGCAACGGCTGCGCTGCCCGGTGTGCAAGAGCGTCTCGATCGCCGAGTCACCCTCCGAAACCGCCTCCGCGATGCGACAGGTCGTACAGGAGCAGGTCGCGGCCGGCCGCGACGAGGAAGAGATCGTCGCGTACTTCCGCTCCCGCTACGGCGACTGGGTTCTGCTCGACCCGCCCGCCCACGGCCCGACGCTGCTGCTGTGGCTCCTGCCGGTGGCAGGCGTGCTCGCAGGCGCCGCCGGGCTCGGCGTCTTCCTGCGACGTCGAGAAGTGGTCCTCGTCGTACCGGAGGAGCAGCGCGATCAGATCGCACAGGCCTTGGAGCGAACACGTGCCCACTACCGTCGTGAGGATCTCCTGTGA
- a CDS encoding M23 family metallopeptidase, producing the protein MRTALRAGVFLFGLSAGAATAATQTGISDGGTPSLQEPVMNAALAAGGGSSAAGMLLPVAARPQHDEVAVLRTAERVRQDRVAREKSAKEKSAKEEAARKQAEEAASKKVYPPVTGVITSNFGPRWGSTHYGLDIANKIGTPIRTPMRGIVIDAGPASGFGLWVRIRHDDGTITVYGHINDYGVRAGQRVEAGQVIAEVGNKGISTGPHLHFEVWEPGGRKADPLQWLKERGADVGDER; encoded by the coding sequence GTGCGAACTGCGTTACGGGCAGGAGTGTTCCTCTTCGGTCTCAGTGCGGGCGCCGCGACGGCCGCGACGCAAACCGGAATCAGCGATGGCGGCACTCCGTCGCTCCAGGAGCCGGTGATGAACGCGGCGCTGGCCGCTGGAGGAGGGAGTTCGGCGGCAGGCATGTTGTTGCCGGTCGCCGCGAGGCCTCAGCACGATGAGGTCGCGGTCCTGCGGACCGCCGAGCGCGTCCGGCAGGACAGGGTGGCGCGCGAGAAATCGGCGAAGGAGAAATCGGCGAAGGAGGAAGCGGCTCGCAAGCAAGCCGAAGAGGCCGCTTCCAAGAAGGTGTATCCGCCGGTGACCGGCGTGATCACCTCGAACTTCGGCCCCCGGTGGGGTAGTACCCACTACGGGCTGGACATCGCCAACAAGATCGGCACCCCCATTCGGACTCCGATGCGAGGAATCGTGATCGACGCGGGGCCGGCCAGCGGCTTCGGGTTGTGGGTTCGTATCCGGCATGACGACGGGACGATCACCGTCTACGGCCACATCAACGACTACGGGGTGCGTGCCGGGCAACGTGTCGAGGCGGGGCAGGTGATCGCCGAGGTGGGCAACAAAGGGATCTCGACGGGACCTCATCTGCACTTCGAGGTCTGGGAACCCGGCGGCCGAAAGGCGGATCCGTTGCAGTGGCTGAAGGAACGTGGCGCAGACGTCGGCGATGAACGGTAA
- a CDS encoding prolipoprotein diacylglyceryl transferase family protein → MDGLAAEVLPHGVAATYWFDAADSGEPYTAAIRFTGVRTDVTGKPGVGDRFDVIEHLEIIPGSGRTALTAKVPGVNPGTWRVTARPDTAAGRGSAASRHLPRRVVDVVARPGPLGQGPGVRLLSWPLLVGLGAVVALVLQAVLVARSGYGVMGVLAVSLVGCALGFAGAKAWYLALHRRHPRTFMNSGACIQGFLLVALAVVALGALVVGIPIGRLLDLTTPGIFLGMAVGRPGCFLTGCCAGRPTTSRWGLWSSDRRLGVRRLPVQLVEAAVALVIGIVTLSLVLGVEPGVDGMIFAGAVAAYTFARQLLFPLRNDSRTATGRAVTMAACGLVLAAAAILAA, encoded by the coding sequence ATGGACGGCCTTGCCGCGGAGGTGCTGCCGCACGGGGTCGCGGCCACCTATTGGTTCGACGCCGCCGATTCCGGTGAGCCGTACACGGCGGCTATTCGATTCACCGGTGTGAGGACCGATGTCACGGGCAAGCCGGGCGTTGGCGACCGGTTCGACGTGATCGAGCACCTAGAGATCATCCCGGGTAGCGGGCGGACGGCCCTGACGGCGAAAGTGCCGGGCGTCAACCCTGGCACGTGGCGAGTCACGGCGAGGCCGGACACGGCGGCGGGGCGAGGCTCAGCCGCGTCAAGACACCTGCCGAGGCGGGTCGTCGACGTGGTCGCGAGGCCGGGCCCCCTGGGGCAGGGGCCAGGAGTGCGGTTGCTGTCCTGGCCGCTGCTGGTCGGACTGGGCGCGGTGGTGGCGCTCGTGCTCCAGGCGGTCCTGGTCGCTCGGTCCGGGTACGGCGTCATGGGGGTGCTCGCCGTCTCGCTCGTCGGCTGTGCGCTCGGGTTCGCCGGGGCGAAGGCCTGGTACCTCGCGTTGCATCGACGGCATCCACGCACGTTCATGAACTCCGGTGCGTGTATTCAAGGCTTCCTTCTCGTCGCGCTGGCCGTGGTGGCGCTGGGCGCGTTGGTGGTGGGCATCCCGATCGGGCGACTCCTGGACTTGACGACGCCGGGCATCTTCCTCGGTATGGCCGTAGGCCGTCCTGGCTGCTTTCTCACCGGATGCTGCGCGGGACGGCCGACGACTTCGCGATGGGGCTTGTGGTCCTCCGATCGGAGGTTGGGGGTTCGCAGGCTTCCGGTCCAGCTCGTCGAGGCGGCCGTCGCCCTGGTGATCGGAATCGTCACGCTGAGCCTCGTACTCGGCGTCGAGCCGGGTGTCGACGGGATGATCTTCGCGGGCGCGGTCGCTGCCTATACGTTCGCCCGGCAGCTCCTGTTCCCGTTGCGCAACGACTCGCGAACCGCGACCGGTCGCGCCGTGACAATGGCCGCCTGCGGGCTGGTGCTCGCGGCGGCGGCCATTCTGGCGGCCTAG
- a CDS encoding redoxin domain-containing protein, protein MSTESADPRTATMRWLRWVALAAAIAAVAVGALLGTRLGKDPTLVDTPLIGKPAPELSLPYLEREGELDLTSLRGRIVVINFWASWCVPCREEQPTLVAAADAYGDAGVTFVGISYQDQRKPAIGFLDELGRGKGYQYVTDPGSRAAMDFGVIGIPETFFIDRTGTIVAKITGPTDPPLLASTLDDIQAGRRPQSRTDGPVQSEPS, encoded by the coding sequence ATGAGCACCGAATCCGCTGATCCCCGTACTGCGACGATGCGATGGCTGCGCTGGGTGGCCCTCGCCGCCGCCATCGCCGCGGTCGCCGTCGGCGCGCTGCTCGGCACCCGCCTCGGCAAGGACCCCACGCTGGTCGACACGCCGTTGATCGGCAAGCCCGCGCCTGAGCTCTCGTTGCCGTACCTGGAACGCGAGGGAGAGCTGGACCTCACGTCGCTACGCGGCCGGATAGTGGTCATCAACTTCTGGGCGTCGTGGTGCGTCCCCTGCCGCGAAGAACAGCCGACACTTGTGGCGGCGGCCGACGCGTACGGCGATGCGGGCGTGACCTTCGTCGGGATCAGTTACCAGGATCAGCGCAAACCCGCGATCGGGTTCCTCGACGAGCTCGGCCGTGGCAAGGGCTACCAGTACGTCACCGATCCTGGTTCCCGCGCTGCCATGGACTTCGGTGTCATCGGCATTCCGGAAACGTTCTTCATCGACCGGACCGGGACCATCGTCGCCAAGATCACCGGGCCGACCGATCCTCCACTGCTCGCGAGCACGCTCGACGACATCCAGGCGGGCCGCCGGCCGCAGTCACGCACCGACGGGCCCGTGCAGTCCGAGCCGTCCTAG